The region ggatgcatcatttgagggggagtctACTGCTAAGGGGGAGCTTTGGTTCTCTATGTTTACCCTCTCTGatctgtgagttgttttagacaaattttgacaaagggggagattgttggaacattttgtcttgcattttgtaaaaaacaactgattgtcgaagcaggtgccgtggcatctgattttgtgaagctaggacatcagtcctttgcttaagtttgattttgtgggcccttgaagattttatgaagatatgtttcTATAGTTTCTTGAGGATCAAGTAGCTGTTCCAGAAGGTTTtgatttgtgggttgttatttgttgaaataatctttgataaaagatttgtttctatctttacttgggaaaaaacacaacaagatctttggagattctgttttcatttgattattgttgcaatcctttacttcagcccaagcaaaccctagtgcctttgttgctgctgctgaagtatataaaaagggatgaagacctaaagcttgaggaccactgaagctaatagagaaAGATCAAGTATTTTAGGATCgttcattgttctttatccttatttcttgtgaacaaactttgctccctgattctataaagcaaagttgtgttctgtgttctttgaTTCTTCAAGCTCTGATTGtttattgttgttaccaatcattgtggcagtgattgaaaGAAAGTGAGAAgagctctcatacttaggttgagatactaagtagaaatacactgggtatattaggaagtgaactatgaactgtggtgttcatgagtgtctgtaattcctgaatcttgagatagtgaatttcctttctttcgatgaaaaccctccagacgtaggtgaaagttttttcactgaactgtgttaccaatcctctgtgttcttctttattattttgccgattttgttactgttagtcagctgtcgaaccggttgtcccaacatcgcgtaGAACATCTGTCATGTGCAAGAACCATAATTACAGTACTCAATTTGATTTTCAAGTTTACCGCTCTCtcgcatttcaaaaaaaaaaaggtttaaacGCTCTCTCTTTGTGTTGCAAATACAAGCCTCTTCGAAGCTCTCATActcattataaaatataaatagtcTACATCCATTGTTTTCCAACTCACACTTCCACATTGCTCTCAAATTTCTTATCCAGTATGACTTATGTTGTTGTTCAAGTTTCCGATATCAATGATTCTAAGGGTTCATGGAAAGTTGTTGTGAAAATTTTTAGAATGCGGTGTACCAGATGTTTCAATGGTTGCAACCGTCCACATCCAGTAGACATAGTTCTCATGGATACCCAGGTTATATAACTTTCAACcgttgtattttttattttagattttgaTACTAAAATAATATGTTTGTCCCCGTATGAATTACGAGCATGTACTTTTTTATGCTTTCTCATTGTTCTCTTAAGATTTTATGTCCATAGCTTTATATTTGGAGATGTACCCTAATGAGTTTTTCAGTGAATTATTAGAACCAGCCCTCTATTATTGGttcaatctttaaaaaaaaattgactatTTGGTTAATAATTTcagatttatttttttcttatcttaAGTGTCTGTGCAAAGGAAGAGTTTTATTGAAGGTTAATTTACTCAATTGCCATAGTTCTCTTCCAAAGTGTGTTTTTCAATTATTACTAAATATTATATTCGTGTGTTGCACGAGTTTactttcaatattttttaatattatatataaattattatagtttaaataaataaatataaaaatagtttttaattataaatataaaaaaattgtgtcaagacatttcaataaatattatttaagttttttttgcgTGAATTAATATAACTACTAATATTTAATTACTagcatataaataattttaacaattaaaaaaatctcCCCTTCTTTGTGCTACTTTGGTCAACTTCAACTCCAACTCAATTTGTGCCTCATATGACACCTATTTCTACAAGTCACCAGTACCAGAAATTGCTTGCTCTTCTCACTAGTTAGATGAATCAGTTCATTCTAGTCTCCAGGTGCAACATCTTTTGCATCTACATGTGCTTCAGGGGCGTCTTATTCTACTAATGTTGTTGAGGACAtcaagggcccgtttggtggacaACATAAGCAGATATGATAGAATTGTGTAATCATATATTACTCTAATTTGTTGTTTATTGCGCCAACTTGGTAGGATAATGCAATCATGTCTCTTATTCTATCTTTTCCaacatgtgtaaaagttatcataTATGAGGAGTTAGGATATAATTATCCTTTTTTATAAACAGAAATATCAATTGATAGATAATGATCAATAGTACAAACATGACATACAAATGTGAGCAAAATCCCTAAAATGCTACAAAGCAAACCTGAAAAAAAGCTCATCCATAATATATCAAGGCAACAAACTAACCTAGAGTCACAACCTTCAGGGCCTAACCTCTAATCAAGCATTAAACGACCAATGAAAAGAGGCATCTGTCGGGTACCTAAATGCGTCGAGAGGAAGCCTCGCAGACCCAACAAAAACAGAACCTCATCTCAGCATTGGGGGAACACAAATTAGCACAAGACATCGACCAAAGGCAGCAACATAATCGAACCAAATTTCCAGATTATCAAAGGCTTCCTGAATACTCTAATTCGGCTAGACCAGCACACCAAACAACGAATATAGAGCGAAGCCAATGACACCGCAACCCAGAAAGCATAAGTAGCGCGAAACCCACCGCACCCAGAGCCAACGCCAACGAGCCCAACCAACACACCTCAAACCTAGAACCTCCAGCGACAGGCCTAAAACACACCAAAAGCCCCGAACAAGAGGACCCGAATCATGAAACTCTCAACAACACAAAATCAAAGCCTGTAAAAAGGTAACGGGCAAGCGGTGGGATTGGTAGTGGTTAATTATGTCGATAGCGAGAGAGGAGAGAaggttaattaataaaaattaattaattttagttaattttaaaacatatgCTCCACCACCAGGTAAAATAAAGGTAAACATCGATGCAGGTTGGAATGGGGAATCTTTCAATGGATTTAGTATATATGGTGGCTGGGCGCCTGGGCATGATAAAGCTCTCATGTTGGCTGCAACATCTTTGGAACCGGCACGTATGGATCCTACAGTGGCTGAGACATTAGCGTTGAGATGAGCTCTAGCACTGGTAGTTGAGATGAGCATGGATAACGTTGTGTTTGAGGCTAGCTAATTCACTTGTAGTTGTGAATGCCATGACAAAGAGAACGTGCAGACCAGACCTTGCTCTTATTCTGCATGATTGCTATCAACTGGTAGAGTCCTTTACTTATTTTGCAAATTCTCATGTTAAAAGGAAAGCTAATTACCGAGCACATGTCTTAGCTTCCTTGGCCAATGTATTCCCTGCTAGTGTTTGGTGGGATGATCCCCCTTTTCCTGTTGCTCATGCTTTAGCTATTGACATTCTGGCTTCTGATTAATAAAATAGATGaacttttcttaaaaaaaaaacataggctcatatattaaaatataaaaaaaaaattaatagaaccatcatttaaaaaaattagaaaattaattaagtttttttggttacagaaggaaaatagaaaattaattaagtttaaaaaatagtatgtattttttcttcaaagaaaaattcgatataatttttattgtttatatcatatcctatcattaTCATGTTCACCTTAAACACTTGAATAATAGGATAAGAGTCTATATTTTATCATGTTCGTACCGTATGTTGCATTTATCCAACTATTTATGTTATCATACTCATTATATCCTGAATTCTAAATGAGTCATAAAAGTTATGTTCGTTCtgcatcttcctcttttaagcTTGATTCATCATATTGGATTCTTGATTCTGAGGCATCCTGTCATGTGTGCACTAATTTGTCATTATTTCATTCTTTTAAATCTGAGCAATCAGTCTATGTttctctacttttttttttataagcgtcTATGTTTCTAAAGTAGAGGTTTCACATCTAACTTGCACAAATACGGGTACGGGGCCGGGTAAGCGGTTTTTTAGAAATTTAAAGTATTGGTAGgcttattttttttggtatatcggAAAGAAATAAATTGCACCCACCGGGAATTAATCTCTGGACCTCcctcaacccaacccatatatccccaactcctaccacttgagttatcctacgGGGATCGATAGGCGTATAATATATACATTACAACATTATATTTTTAACATattaggaaaaaaaatttacaataaAATCTTAAAATTTACATTATTGTTAAAATTAAGAAAGCAAATGGGAGAAATCTAGATTTGTACATAACCCAAGAAAGAAAACTCATATTGAGTAATTGATTGATGCAATTGATGATATAGGTAGAGTATTTAAGTTTGTATTTGTGATGGAAGTAGGAATTTAATTTGGGAGTCGTTATTTGAATACCCAACATATATTTGCACCCTGTTAAATTCGTAAAATTCGAAAAGAtcctttataaatttttttcgcTTGCACTTTGAAAATGCGACCAAAAACGCACTTAGCAAGTGCGTCTATCACGCGCTTTGACTGTGTGTCCATAACGTACTTTGCAAGTGCGTTTTGGTCGCCCTCTCAAATTGCGAGCGGAACGCacaaatttctttcttttttcctaTTTAATTTCTGGAAGGAATATAATTTGAGACTGTCACAACTTGGTTAAGTTAATATGACTATTCTGAGCTCAAATATGCAGTCAGAATCTCCAAATTCCTACACCTTCTAGTAGTCGCTTCACAATCAGGAGGGGTGCAGTTTGAAAAAATGGACAATTTTTTGTGTCGAATGCTCAGGCGAccaactacaaagttgaagagaaaaatgagggtatCGCACGAAGGTCCTAAGATTTGTGTAATTTAGCCAAATTCCTTCCtctggtattttatttttaatttcaaataaattttattcCACCATAAATCTCCAAATATTCTATCTTATTTACTGTGGCagtctcataatttttaaaaatcatatgATATCAATTATATATTATGTACAAATTTGCAGCAATTCTCTCTTTTACGACACACTTTAGAAGTGCGTTAACTACACTCGTTTAAAGTGCATGCACTTTAAAGGTGCGTGAGTGACGCACTTCTAAAGTATGTGTGTAAACGCTCTAGAGTGGATTTatttgcagaaaaaaaaaaacgacagAAACAACACCCTaagttgaaaattttcaaaagcgACAGAAGATGGAGGTTGTGGTGGTAGTGGTACAAGCGGCGGTGGTAGCGGTgaaaatggtggtggtggtggtggttgtgggtggtggtggtgtggaagaaagaggaaagaggtaaggagagatcgaggagagagaaagaatgTGTGTGGGTGAggatttttttcattaagggcaTGTAAGACTTTTCTTACATTAATGGGGGGTCTGAATAGATGTCAGGGGTCTGAATAACTTTTCTTACATTAATGGGGGGTCTGAATAGATGTCAACGGTACATTGTGGCATGGCGTTGCAAAACGGAATTGCAATCCTCACTTCTTATGAGTATGTAATCATGTACAGATGAAATCGTGATGCAAATCCTCTGTTGTGATTCCTGTGAAGGAAGTGATTCAACTTGGATCAGATGTGCTATAGAATGGGGCTAAACAATGACGGATCCATGATTTCTTAGTTGTGGGAGCAACATACAcacatatatttaaaaaatttaacggagacaaataatataaataaatacatttttttgcTATACAAacaaacaatatatatatatatatatatatataaagtatTTAAAAATGATTTAGTGAACAATAAAAATTTTGTGGGACATTTGCCCCCAAAGCCACCAATGTAGATCCGTCTCAACAGTAGTTATTCGATCTAATAAGGGGATTCTGGCAAAATTTAGAAATTAGTGTGTTTATACGATATCCACGATCCCTCTCAATTTGTAATCCAATACACAACTGAATTGGTTCTGTTACATTACACGATCAACCAACAtttctcaaatttgaaaaaaaagagTCAGAAGAAATGGTTCGATTctcttattttgatttttatatGAGGAACTACTGAACTCAATCACTTGCCGCTGAAGCAGCTATCGGACCGGCGATTGTTTCCTCAATTTCGCGTAACAAAAAATCAATTCGTATCAATCAATCATgttggatatatatatatatatatatatatacaaaactAGACCAATAGAAAATTCACACAAGATATCTTTACTATAGATAGGGTAAAAAGGGGGAATCCATTGACCCAAATAGTTCATGGGAGAAAATTGAGTTATTTGGGTCCTGGGGGGTTGCTTCTCGCGGATTTTCATAACCCTGTTGGGCAAAAATCggatatctataaaaaaaaattccatataATATTCAAAAATCTAACAGAACCCTTGGCCATATGAACCTCCGTTGGGTTTTTGATTCCACGGGGCGGTTTGTCCAGATATTCACGACCAAGAAGTACtgaattctctttctcttttcgGATAGTAGGTGATTTTGGTTTATTATTAGAAATTTTgaatctttatatatatatatatatataaagtatTTAAAAATGATTTAGAGAATAATAAAAATTTTGTGGGACATTTGCCCCCAAAGCCACCAATATAGATCCGTCTCCTGGGGTGGGGTGTAAGCCAAATTGAATTGGCGGGTTTGGACCGTTTTAGCCAAAACAATGACTCGGACATGAACCGCACTTGATAAGGTCGAAATCACGTGAccaatttaatataaaaaattcaaatactACCTTCAAAAAAGATAAAAGTTGAAATACCAATTAGATAAATAGTAAttgtcataatttttttaaggtatattattatattaaaatcAGTTCTGTAggaataaattataataaataggATAAAATTTAACAGATTTTCTTGATAATGTTTGAGTCATTTTATTCATCAtaaatcttatgtgatataacgagtataattttttatatgtatAGTTACCCAAACTTAGTATAATATGATCAGAATTTTGAAATATTAGCTATTAATTTAGATATTGGTAAcgtaaaaaataaattagatattggtctattttaaaaaaatctttattaattctcttattatttgttatttatattattacccctttccaaaaaaaaaaattattagtcaTTGTTTGGTAAATGATCTTTCTTAAAATAATAATTCCTAATCTAATTAGATTATCGTTAGGaatatttccttatttatttccttaacttatTACAGTCCATTGCAATATATTTTCGTGTGAAATCAACTCATATATTGGTTTAAAAAAAACTCACATATTCGTAGTGAGAATAATTTGATCTTACAATTTATTTGAGACCTTTTACGTCACGATATATACTGGCACAATAAGAGCATATTTTACATTAGAAAACCAAGCAAATTAGACCTCTCAAAGTATATACCAAGAGAGATATTGAAGATGTCAGCATCAGGTGAAAGAGGAAACCAAGATCAGGATCAGGAGAAGAAGCAGCCTGGTGATGATCAGGTGGAGGAGATCAAGGAGCCTGCTGATCAGGAGGAGGAGATCACGGAGCCTGCTGAtcagaaggaggaggagaagccTGTGGCTAATCAGGGATTATACATTGAACTGAATGTCAATGACCAGGTCTTAATTCTATATTTGTCATCGTCTTTtgtgtttaaaaaaaacaatgttACCATGTTCTTCGTTTTGAGAATATAATTTGTTTCTTTAATGTAAACTTGTGTGTTGTAATTGAGGCTTTAAAACTCATGTTGTAGCATAATGTTTCTTTTACTTGTGTTTGAATGAATTTGCAAACCTCATCATGGTCCATGTGATGTGGCAAAGAATTTGGTTTTAACTTTAATTATATAGTTTTGTCCCTTTAATTGGATCCACCACACAAACCCAACTCAACTCACATTAGTCACCGATGAAAAATATTTTGTGGACTTATTTTAGAGTGTGAAGGTCATCATGCCTCCTAAAGATCTAGATTTCGCTTTAGGTGTCGGAGAAAACACATTCTCATCTTACATTCTCATTTGCCTCTTGTTTTTCTAGTTTACTAAGAAATTATGATGCTTCATTTACCATATgtattcatttaattttctcCTTATAATTTGTTTTTTGTGTGAAGTCTTTACAAATTTCTAATCTGTTTGAGCATGTCTTTCTTGTAGTGGGGTAACAAGGTTTACTTTAAGATGAAAAGGACCGGACAACTTGGAACCCTCTTAAATGCGTATTGTGATCGTCAATCGGTAGATATTAAAACGATTGTCTTCTTGTTTGATGGAAGACTGTTACGCGCTCATCTAACACCTGATGAGgtaaattttagtttgttttgataTACTAATTATCCTAAAAGTTTAAGTTATTCGATAAGTTACATAACATTATAATTCTATCATGCCCCTCATGCAAAAAAGCAATACAAAACCCACCTAGCTTCTAAATTCTAACAGGTAATTAGAAAAGTTTTGGGAAAAAAGAATCAAAATATAAACCAATTAGTTATAGAACTTTTGATacaatttcattaattaattattccaAAAGCTTACAAAAGTCAACAGAGGTTTTGGTAGATCGTTTCAAATTTCATCTTTCAATTGGCACAAAGAAATAGCCCTGTTACTTATGGTTGCAGTTTTGTTGAGCTTCCTTGCACTAAAGATTCCAAAATAACCATGTCATACTCATTGATAACACAATATCCATTCATATATATTTGCTCCTACACTCTTTTCTAGAATATGCAGCTTCATATCATGTGAAATTGCTTCTTAGATGTTATTTATTCTCTGTTAATTTTGAGGAACTGTGGCTTTGTGCAGCTAGATATGAAAGATGGCGATGCCATTGATGCAATGTTGCAGCAAATTGGAGGTGGATTTCAATTTCTTTAGATGGATGATGATGTTGACCAGAATACTTGAGAAAACCAATTCTCTATATTTGGTGCTTGTTTTAgggtttcaattttttatacCATATATATCAGTAGTACTAGTATAGATTCATGGATGGTTTAAGATATGGAGTTAAGATTCATGTTTGTTGAAATCTTGTTTTTACGGATACAATATTAAGATCGGTCTAccgaaaaataaaattcttaataaattaaaaagtttaaatattatatttgtttCCTTAAAATTAGACTTAATagcattttttattcaaatgcATTGCGTTTATACGATTTGAGTCCctcttttttaaaataaaacaagggATTTTGATGTGAAGTTTTCTGACGTACGTGTTCAAATCAGATAGAGTTCTGTCAAATAAAAGTGATGAGACATGTAAATTTCCAAttttctctcattctctctgaATGCACACGCATGAGTTCCTCTCAATGTCTCCAAAATTCATCATATTTGCAACGGTACATTGCATCTGCAATATTAATTAGTGGTCCTTTTACCTAGCCATTGTAGCTATATTCTTCGGGCTCATCTGCGATTATATCtcctttttatttcattttggcttaaaaaaaattgaacttctTTACTTTTAGTGCCACTTAAGGCTTAAGCGCATAGCTAccagggccggcccaagggtCAAGCCACCCAAGTAATTAAGGGCTTTAGGCTtccaattttatttattttaccaagTAAAAGAAAGGCCTccaatttttttactaagtaaaaaaggcattaaaagttttaataaataaatatttctttAGGTAAAAAGCTATCacttttaaaattgttttagGCCTCGTTTAGTGTTGGGCCGGCCCTAATAActactactccctccggtcctatttataagcatgaaagagaagaaaaatcttggtcctttttataagaaccaaatgaaagtttgagctatattaattaattttttccaatgatgcccttattaattctaacttgtaaaatgtgtctcattaattattctctctcttttccactttccaacactaataacaaagggtaattttggaagttcattttaatttaagacaaatttaatgcattttatctagtttaactacatttcttaaactatgtgaattttttttttgttgcttataaataggaccgg is a window of Lotus japonicus ecotype B-129 chromosome 5, LjGifu_v1.2 DNA encoding:
- the LOC130720948 gene encoding small ubiquitin-related modifier 1-like; this encodes MSASGERGNQEEEKPVANQGLYIELNVNDQWGNKVYFKMKRTGQLGTLLNAYCDRQSVDIKTIVFLFDGRLLRAHLTPDELDMKDGDAIDAMLQQIGGGFQFL